Proteins from a single region of Pseudomonas sp. BSw22131:
- a CDS encoding DEAD/DEAH box helicase encodes MTFASLGLIEPLLRALDALGYQTPTPVQAQAIPPVLAGRDLMAAAQTGTGKTAGFALPLLQRLTMEGPKVVSNSIRALVLVPTRELAEQVHANIAQYAEHLPLTTYAVYGGVSINPQMMKLRRGVDVLVATPGRLLDLFRQNAVKFSQVQTLILDEADRMLDLGFSEELRDIYAALPKRRQTLLFSATFSDAIRALAAQMLDDPLSIEVSPRNVAASSVKQWVVPVDKKRKAELFIHLLRKQRWTQVLVFAKTRVGVDQLVDRLQGLSINADGIHGDKPQATRQRALDRFKAKEVQILVATDVAARGLDIDDLPTVVNLDLPIVAEDYIHRIGRTGRAGLTGEAISFVCADEVELLSAIEMLTRQTLTRKEEQDFEPEHRVPATDASGQILKKPKKPKKPKVSGGGKRNLGKWVDSGDAAPEAPSVKPVRKVPVFNTGPRKRKP; translated from the coding sequence ATGACATTCGCCTCTCTCGGCCTGATCGAACCCTTGCTGCGCGCCCTTGATGCGCTCGGCTACCAGACCCCGACGCCTGTCCAGGCGCAGGCGATCCCTCCCGTGCTGGCCGGGCGCGACCTGATGGCAGCCGCCCAGACCGGCACTGGCAAAACTGCCGGTTTCGCTTTGCCACTGTTGCAACGCCTGACCATGGAAGGCCCGAAAGTAGTCTCCAACTCGATTCGCGCCTTGGTGCTGGTGCCGACCCGCGAACTGGCCGAACAGGTTCACGCGAACATCGCTCAATACGCCGAGCACCTGCCGCTGACCACCTACGCGGTGTATGGCGGCGTCAGTATTAACCCGCAGATGATGAAACTGCGCCGTGGCGTGGACGTGTTGGTGGCGACTCCAGGCCGTTTGCTGGACTTGTTTCGGCAGAACGCCGTGAAATTCTCCCAGGTGCAAACGCTGATCCTCGACGAAGCCGATCGCATGCTGGATCTGGGGTTCTCCGAAGAGCTGCGCGACATCTACGCCGCGCTGCCCAAGCGCCGCCAGACGCTGCTTTTTTCCGCGACGTTCTCGGATGCCATCCGCGCGTTGGCCGCACAGATGCTCGATGATCCGCTGAGCATCGAAGTCAGCCCGCGCAACGTGGCGGCGTCCTCGGTCAAGCAATGGGTCGTGCCGGTGGACAAAAAGCGCAAGGCCGAACTGTTCATCCATCTGCTGAGAAAACAGCGCTGGACCCAAGTGCTGGTCTTCGCCAAAACCCGCGTCGGTGTCGATCAACTGGTTGACCGCCTGCAAGGCCTGAGCATTAACGCGGACGGCATTCACGGCGACAAACCGCAAGCCACACGGCAGCGTGCGCTGGACCGCTTCAAGGCCAAAGAAGTGCAGATTCTGGTCGCTACTGACGTGGCTGCACGCGGTCTGGACATCGACGACCTTCCGACCGTGGTCAACCTCGACCTGCCGATCGTTGCCGAAGACTACATCCACCGCATCGGCCGCACCGGGCGCGCCGGCCTGACCGGGGAAGCTATTTCGTTCGTGTGCGCCGACGAGGTGGAGCTGTTGTCCGCCATCGAGATGCTGACGCGCCAGACCCTCACCCGTAAGGAAGAGCAGGATTTCGAGCCTGAACACCGCGTTCCGGCCACCGACGCCAGCGGCCAGATACTGAAGAAGCCGAAAAAACCCAAAAAGCCGAAAGTCAGCGGTGGCGGCAAGCGCAACCTGGGCAAATGGGTGGACAGCGGTGATGCAGCGCCAGAAGCGCCGTCGGTCAAGCCTGTGCGCAAAGTGCCGGTGTTTAATACCGGGCCGAGGAAGCGTAAGCCTTGA
- the rfbB gene encoding dTDP-glucose 4,6-dehydratase yields the protein MKILVTGGAGFIGSAVIRHIISNTADSVVNVDKLTYAGNLESLQAVDQNERYAFEHVDICNREDLDRVFRDHQPDAVMHLAAESHVDRSITGPSEFIQTNIIGTYVLLEAARGYWSSLDETRKAAFRFHHISTDEVYGDLHGPEDLFTETTPYQPSSPYSASKASSDHLVRAWARTYGLPTLVTNCSNNYGPFHFPEKLIPLVILNALEGKPLPIYGKGDQIRDWLFVEDHARALYKVVTEGEIGETYNIGGHNEKQNIEVVRTVCALLDELRPDSAFRPHADLLTYVKDRPGHDLRYAIDASKIERELGWVPEESFDSGIRKTVQWYLENPEWVAHVKSGSYQQWIDKNYAARTDKA from the coding sequence GTGAAGATTCTTGTTACCGGCGGTGCCGGCTTTATCGGGTCGGCGGTCATTCGCCACATCATTTCCAATACCGCAGACTCCGTCGTCAACGTCGACAAGCTGACATACGCGGGTAACCTGGAGTCCCTGCAGGCCGTTGACCAGAACGAGCGCTACGCGTTTGAACACGTCGATATCTGCAACCGCGAAGACCTTGATCGCGTGTTCCGTGATCACCAGCCCGATGCCGTGATGCACCTGGCCGCCGAATCGCACGTTGACCGCTCGATCACCGGGCCTTCGGAATTCATACAGACCAACATCATTGGCACCTACGTGCTGCTGGAAGCTGCCCGCGGCTACTGGTCTTCACTGGATGAAACGCGCAAAGCGGCCTTCCGCTTCCACCACATTTCGACCGACGAAGTGTACGGCGATCTCCATGGGCCGGAAGATCTCTTCACCGAAACCACCCCTTACCAGCCAAGTTCGCCGTACTCTGCCAGCAAGGCCAGCTCTGACCATCTGGTGCGCGCTTGGGCACGCACTTACGGTCTGCCAACTCTGGTCACCAACTGCTCCAATAACTACGGTCCGTTCCACTTCCCCGAGAAGTTGATCCCGCTGGTTATCCTCAATGCACTGGAAGGCAAACCGCTGCCGATCTACGGGAAGGGCGACCAGATCCGCGATTGGCTGTTTGTAGAAGATCACGCCCGTGCACTCTACAAAGTCGTCACCGAAGGCGAGATTGGCGAGACCTACAACATCGGTGGCCACAACGAAAAACAAAACATCGAAGTCGTGCGCACCGTTTGTGCCTTGCTCGATGAGCTGCGTCCGGATTCCGCTTTCCGTCCGCATGCCGACCTGCTGACCTACGTCAAAGATCGTCCGGGTCACGACCTGCGTTACGCGATCGATGCCAGCAAGATCGAACGCGAGCTGGGTTGGGTGCCGGAAGAGAGCTTCGATTCGGGCATTCGCAAGACGGTGCAGTGGTATCTCGAAAACCCTGAGTGGGTGGCGCATGTTAAAAGCGGTAGCTACCAGCAGTGGATCGACAAAAACTACGCCGCACGTACTGACAAAGCATGA